GCTCAAGGACAAAAATCAACAAAGAGATTTAGTTGATGGGTGTATTAATGGAGCAAGAGGAAAAATCATTTGCGACATTATCTGGCAGACTTTATCAGCACTAGAAGTAAGCAAAATATGATCCCCACCTTCCACATATTAGCATTGTCCCTAAAGAATATGCTGCTTATTTGATTCTGGTTTCGCTGAAATATCAGGATGTCAATTGGAAGAACTTTGAATAATTTCCTCAAGTAAAGCATCGTGGATGAGTATGGTGGTCTTGATCACAATCATTAGAATCTGCGAGCCTTTATAATTAGATCTATTCTTTCTTCAATGGGAACCAGACCTTGACCTTGTGTTGAAACAAAAGCTGATTGGCCTGGCATATTGATCTTAGGGTGCATGCACTCGACTTCTTGATGAAATAACATTTCAATTAAAGGATAAAGCTTCATGATGCTTTCAGAATCAAATGATTCATATTCATTTGGTGAATAGACTGCCTCACCAGATCAACATAATGTAACGCTCTCTGGATTGCTAAAAGTCGATCCACTACAAGCTTGATTTGTTCAACATGGTCAATATAACATGTTTCTTCATCGTTTGCATTAGGATCTTCGGATATTAGGAGGGGACTGCAAAATGGGACATTAATATATGCTTTAGTGTCAAAGACTTCCTCTGATGCTTGAAGATTCATGATTTTTGGCCACATTGGTTCCATCATAGTTGCATACAACCAGTTGAGAAGCTATGGATCTGTTTGCTGCCATATTTTAGCATGTTTGCAAGTTGagtgtattttttttgtttggcttCAATCTTCTCCTCTAATGGTGGGAATGATCCATCACAAACTTTAGCATATCTTGAGAGTTCTAGATCTGTATCATTTGATTTTTTcaaataagaaaattcttcttatcAAGCTTAACTGCTGCAACAGGAGTGAGGCTATTGAAGTGGGAATGGATGGAATGATCATTGTGCTGCTATGGAGATCTGAAATGAACTCAAGGGCCAGGATATAAGAGTAGAATGGTCACTAGACAGGACCTAAGGAAGGAAGTATAAGGTAGAGATTTGAGCTTTGATACCATAAAAGGAATAAAGCAATAGAATTTGGTGGAAAAATTAGAATTCTCATGGAGATATAAGGCACTTTTGTTGTTCATTTCTAGATGGGCCAGACTGCAACTATACATCATATTTCTATTACAACTGTGTTACAAAGGTAATGTACAACAAGAGTCATGGCTGATCTCTTGGTTAATGAACCCTCTGGCTGTTTCTTGAGCTGTTTGTTGGGCATTATTCAGTGGGTTCAGTTTGAACCCTTGTCTAATCTCAGGCAACCCCTTGCTTGATTCTTGCTAGCAAGCAGAGCGAAAATACCAGGTCACATtatcttcaaaaataaaatagctaGATTGAAGATCAAATAAAGATCGAACGTAGTGTTTGATTCATGTTGCTAACAAATGCTAGCATCAGACATCGCATAGCTTAGAATTATAATGGAATAAAGCAGAGTTATGTGAGTGTCTGAAAAACTAACTTGTTCAATGCTTGAATCCCTTATGGGAGGAGAACAAAATCAAACTTTTTGTTTCTAATACCTAAATTAACAATCTTCCCCACAACTGAAATAAAAACACAAAGGTTTTTTTTACTTGTATTATATACATTCTCTAGGTGAATTGTATCACCTTCTGTATCAGGAACAGATGAATGCctgaatttaatttaaaattcaaatagaAACCTTTTACCAATTATGACATGCTTCATTATTCAGTTTTCTATTTGGAATTATTGCTTTTTTGAATGCTATTTATGAGAATATCTGCTTTCTTATTTAATTAGAGGAATTTTACTGGACAAATTGAGGATATAATGTGTTGTTATTTCTTGTGCTTGTTGAGAGTGTTAGATATGTATTTTTCTATGAAATTTCTTTGTCCTATCCTTAAGTTACTAACCTCTGGTTTTCCTAATGGACACTATTTACCAAATTCTTTGTAAAATATCATagatatgcatgtatgtattaaTCTGGGTAGCAGGATTCTCTCAATATAATTGCTATCAGTTTATTGACTAAAAATTTATCTCATGACTTCTGACTGATTGTCGTTGTTCTCACATCATGTATGTGTCATTTTATGTATAATGCAGGTTTTTTCATTTGAAGAAGGCCCTGCTCTTGCTGCTTGGAGAGCTGTAAGAATACACGTTTATTTTCTGCCAATCAGTACAAAAGCAGAGATTGCTGTTGATTGGCTTGAGTAAGCTACGCATTTGATTGAGAACTTCCCAAAATGAATTGCTGTCTACTGTTATTCTTGAGCTTAAGTGTAGCTTTTATTATAATCCCATTCTTATTTAGCTAATGATATGTTTCTTTTCACCTAAACTATGTCTGAATTTCATCTTACTAAATAATTGTTTCCtgatctttttccttttcactTATAAATGCTGTGTGCAGCTATAATGGCATTCTTGTGAGTTCTCTTGAGGCAAAGCCTGTACTTTCATGGTAAATATATCTGGAACCTTCAGATGTCACTTTTACTCTTTAGTGCCTCAATAAACACTCTTCTGCTTTTGATGTTGTGTCTGTATGTAGCTGGCATCAGCTTCAAGTAAGATTGTACCAGCATGATATATGTGCACGCATGTGTGTGTGAAGATGTTgtgattatttttttgattactTACATTGCAAACAGTCGCTTTTCATCCTTGGACTGTCATAGTTTATTGACAATTAGTTGCATTACGCATTGTTTTTCTTTCCTGTTTGCATGCTTGTGTTTGCGTCTATGCACACATGTGCACAAGTGCTGGGATGTGAATATATTACAGACAATTTTCAGATGACTTATATTGCAAATAGTCTTGCTTTTCATCGTTGGACCATCATTGTTATAACAATTAATTGCATTTTGATGACACTCcaattattttccttttctgtATGTATTCTTGCAACTATAGCACAAAAGTAATATGTATCTCAGACGATTGATTTAGGAATGCGGTCTTGCATTAATATTTGCACCTTCTTCTGGTTTCCAGTACACATACATAGTTCTTCGCTATAAATAATAATTCAGGCATCCATTGACCCCCTGAATGTGAAACTTGTCAACCCTTCTTATCTACTTGATTCCATAAAACTTAGGGATATGCTTTGAAATAAAATGAATTCTTGTTTACTTTACAAAGCtgcctcaaaaaaaaagagtacatTCATGAAGTTAGCAGAATTTAAGAGACCTGCTTTGATAGTTCTAAACTTAGCTAAAGAGAATAGTTACTCAATTTTGATGACTCCACAAAAGTAAAGGAATATTTATGAttggttcaaaaaaaaatatgttagtaCATTTTGTATTTGGTTACTCTTGCCCTGTGGTCTAGAAGTTAGTACACCTTGCCTTCTGTCCTCTTTGGGTAGATTCTTGCCAATGGTAGGAAACTGAGGGTAGAAACCAATTAAACAGGGAAGAGTGAAAAATTCTGGATTGGCTATGGAATAACATAAACTGGAGGATTCTTGAAAAAGTTTATTTCATAATGGCCTGGATGATATCTTAGATTGGTTTATTTATTAGCTCTAATTACAAAACAGAGCAAAGGATAAGCTTCAGACACAGCCTTAAGAGTATCCCTATTGATTCTAAGAACTTAAGCAAGCTTCGGACAGTAGTAGGAAAAGCAATATAGTGTCATGTAACAAAAGCAAACTATACCTGAAAAAACCCGAGGGATTTGTATTCGTTTGTGATGGAATGAAAGAGAGGTGCCAGCTGAATTCATGGTATAACATGTAAAAACTTTGAAGTAGCTCGTACATTTAGAGGATATGCCTCTTTGGTTGGAATAGTTAGTAAATTCTAATTTATGATTTTCACTCCAAAAGGTTTGGGTATGTCTTGTTAGTTACTGGTATAATTATTAAGAATAGACGTACTGGATGTAGATGTTCCTCAAGTAACATGAACTGATCTACAAATTCTCTTTGTTGACCAATTTCTTGTTTGTATAAGTCAAATTTCAGGTGTCGGCATAGGCAGAGGTTCAAGATAGATGGACTCGAATGTTTTTAAGTCAACTACTTGATCCAGCTTGTGCAAGTTTGTATGTGATATGTACATAAATGCACACAcatatttttattcatttaCTTGTTTATGTCTAATTGTCCAATTGAATGCTTCATAATATATGCACTGGATGATCTGAAAGCAGCAAGGGAACATGTCCTTTAATAAGATAATTGGGTGATATAAGTATTTCTAACAAAATCATTGTACTGCTGCTGATCTGACCTTGAAGTAGAAAATTTATTCTGGTTTACAGTCTTTTGCAGGAGCCTTTCAAATCTATACCCATCATATGGACTATACATGAAAGGTCCCTAGCTCTTCGTCTTAGTCAATATGCAACAAATGGCCAGGTTCAGCTTATAAATGACTGGAAACAAGTTCTTAGTAGAGCTACTGTTGTAGTGTTTCCAACCTATTTATTGGCGGTAATATATTTTTCCATATGCCAAAGCTGTATGTTGGGCTTTTAATTTTGCTCATTTTTGTGGAGGCAAGAATTTGAATTGAAACTGTGCTTGATCTATATTCTAATGTTTATGATATTATTCATGCTTCCAGATGATGTATTCAGGATTTGATTCGGGTAACTACTTTGTTATTCCGGGTTCTCCTGCTGAAGCATGGGGAGCAGATAGATTTTTTGCTAGCCACAGTGACCATGATTTAAGAGTTAATATGGGTTATGAATCAGAGGATCTTCTTATTGCTATTATAGGCAGTCAATTTACATACAGTGGTATGTGGCTAGAGCAGGCACTCATGTTGCAAGCATTGGCACCACTGCTCAAAGAGTTTCCATCTGAAAACACTTCTCATTCTCCACTAAAAGTTGGCATTTTGACTGGGAATTCAACTAGCGCATACAAGATGGCTCTAGAGGTGTTTTATCTTTCTCAACATAatcagttttttctttttcttatttcttatttttgaagGGTACTGTTTTGAAAAATGATGCTTGTGCCTTAAATTTTTGCAAGCAATGATCTGTCCATTTCTCATTTTTTACTCAATTTTGACATTGTATGGATTGATGTAGACCATTGCTTTAGAAGTTGGTTATCCAAGAGGCATTGTGgagcatgttgtttttgatgaagacaTGAACAGTTTTCTTGGAATAGCAGACCTTGTAATATATGGTTCATTTCTTGAGGAGCAGTCCTTTCCTAAAGTGCTAATGCAAGCTATGAATCTTGGAAAACTGGTTATTGCTCCTGATCTGGGCATGATTAGAAGATATGTACGTTATTGAGTACTGATTTTCTTCTGAATATTCTGCTTGCTTATTATTACATCTTACTGGAAAACTACTGACTCACCAGTTAATGACTTAGGTTGATGATAGGGTAAATGGGTATCTTTTTCCAAAGGAGAATATTGGCATGCTAACCGAGATTGTACTTCAAGCAGTTTCAAATGGAAAATTGTCTCTATCTGCCCGGAAAATTGCATCAATTGGCAAAGTTCATGCCAGAAACCTGATGGCTTCTGAAAGTATCCAAGGCTATGCATTTTTACTAGAAAATATTCTCAAATTTTCATCAGAAATTGCATCTCCCAAGGCTGCTGAAGAGATCCCTTTAAGACTGAAAGAAGAATGGCAGTGGCATCTGTTCAAAAATGTTGCAGacacaaaaaatttaaatagaaGTTTCAGAAGCTATATATTATTAGACAAGCTTGAAGAGCAATGGAATCATAGTCAAATGGAAAGCTCAGCTAATACTACCTTGATGGTTGATGAAGCATTCTCCTCAATAGCTtgggaggaagaaaaaagaatcgAGATGGCTAGTTTCAGAAGGAgattagaagaagaagaggtaACCAGTGTGGGTCAATACATCTTCGCTAGTTTGTTATTGACAGTTTACATGGACTTTTTAACCACCTGTTTCTCAGAGGATATTCTGTTGAAACTTGATGCAGTTGAAGGACAGGAGTGGCCAGCCTCATGGAACATGGGAGGAAGTGTACCGGAATGTCAAAAGGGCCGACAGGACAAGGAATGAATTGCATGAGAGGGATGATAGGGAGCTTGAGCGGACAGGGCAGCCCCTATGTATATATGAACCTTATTTTGGGGAAGGAACTTGGCCTTTTCTGCATCATACCTCACTCTATCGTGGAATTGGTCTTGTAAGTATTTCGTATTAGATAATTGATTTTGGCATCAAAACCTCGCTTCAAGGATATAGTAGAAATTTTGGACAAGAAGCAAGATGGAAATTACACTTTAAAGAGCAAACTACAATTACAATGCCATGTGGTATGTATCTCATAAATAATGAATAGAAAACAATGTGCACAGAAATCCAAATGGTTGAATACTTCAGGTTTATTTAACCATCATGATGTATCCAAGGATTACATTTTGGTTTCAACCCAAGCTAGGATGTGGTATCTGTAATGTATGATAAATTTTTTCCGTAGTACTTCATAAATTACTTGCACATCAGCCTTCTGAAATTGTTTGAGCCGCAAGAAAAAATGAATGACACATCTGTAATGGATAATGTATTTTTCTATAGTAATTCATAAATTACTTACACATCAGCCTTCTGAAGTTATTTGAACTGAATAAATATACAGGAAGTCGAGATAGTATGAAAATTTGTAGCAAGGTAGATCATACAAAATCTGTTTACTATGTAATGAGCACCTTGATTATTTTAGTACTTATTCTTTAACACATTTGTTAAAATTTCAGCTCCCATATAATTGCATCTGCAGGAATACAGCCAACAATTTGGTTTATGCTATGCACTTTTCTGTAATTtattgatcttatgattttcTTCTTAGCTTTGTAATGGAAAAACTGTCATTCCTCCATCTAAtcatgaaaacttgttaattgtAGTCCTCCAAAGGCCGAAGACCTGGAGCTGATGATATAGATGCTTCTTCCCGTCTTCCACTTCTCAGCAATGTGTACTACCGAGATGTACTTGGTGAATATGGAGCCTTCTTTGCTTTAGCTAACCGGATTGATCGTATACACAAGAATGCTTGGATTGGATTCCAGTCTTGGAGAGCATCTGCAAGGAAGGTATGtactaatgtaatatatatatttgtttaaCTAAAGTTCTGTACTTAATGTTTAAATCATAATGCATGTTTCTCCAGTTCTTTTATCACTCTTTGCTTTTTTTTAGTAGAATCATCTGTTGCTTTTCCCTCACTAAAATAGTTTGGA
This portion of the Phoenix dactylifera cultivar Barhee BC4 chromosome 11, palm_55x_up_171113_PBpolish2nd_filt_p, whole genome shotgun sequence genome encodes:
- the LOC103708367 gene encoding uncharacterized protein LOC103708367; translation: MGSLETGVLQKRAPLLRSSPSAGVRSFFHRPRSRLARFLLFEKVDYLQWICTMAAFFFVVILFQAFLPGSVMEKSGGLGLNMGSGEGDGGVLERIDELDFGEGIRFVPSKLLERFEKERKEANLSLMALGRPVKQVGLLKPRLAMVVPDLSSDAMQLQMVSIAAALKEIGYDIEVFSFEEGPALAAWRAVRIHVYFLPISTKAEIAVDWLDYNGILVSSLEAKPVLSCLLQEPFKSIPIIWTIHERSLALRLSQYATNGQVQLINDWKQVLSRATVVVFPTYLLAMMYSGFDSGNYFVIPGSPAEAWGADRFFASHSDHDLRVNMGYESEDLLIAIIGSQFTYSGMWLEQALMLQALAPLLKEFPSENTSHSPLKVGILTGNSTSAYKMALETIALEVGYPRGIVEHVVFDEDMNSFLGIADLVIYGSFLEEQSFPKVLMQAMNLGKLVIAPDLGMIRRYVDDRVNGYLFPKENIGMLTEIVLQAVSNGKLSLSARKIASIGKVHARNLMASESIQGYAFLLENILKFSSEIASPKAAEEIPLRLKEEWQWHLFKNVADTKNLNRSFRSYILLDKLEEQWNHSQMESSANTTLMVDEAFSSIAWEEEKRIEMASFRRRLEEEELKDRSGQPHGTWEEVYRNVKRADRTRNELHERDDRELERTGQPLCIYEPYFGEGTWPFLHHTSLYRGIGLSSKGRRPGADDIDASSRLPLLSNVYYRDVLGEYGAFFALANRIDRIHKNAWIGFQSWRASARKACLSKKAETALVEAIEDKRHGDTLYFWVRMDKDPRNPLQVDFWTFCDAINAGNCRFAVSEALRRMYGAQHDLNALPQMPDDGDSWSVMYSWALPTRSFLEFVMFSRMFVDALDAQMYDEHHQSGHCYLSVSKDRHCYSRVLELLVNVWAYHSARRMVFVNPETGAMHEQHKLKNRRGHMWIRWFSYATLKSMDEDLAEESDSDHPDRRWLWPSTGEVFWQGMYERERNLRQQQKERRKQRSIDKIRRIRKRAHQKTLGKYIKPPREETGDLNTTRTL